The sequence below is a genomic window from Ochrobactrum quorumnocens.
GCCAAATGTTTTCATGAAATCTGTGTTGTTGTGCTCATCAAGTAGACGCTCATTCTCCCAGATTTCGTAGAACACGAATTGCGTGGGGCGCTCGATTGACTGATGAAGATCGTACTGAATATATCCAGCTTCTGTTTTTGCTACCGGCACTAGCCCTTGAAGTGCAGCTTTCAGGTCGTCTTGTTGCCCGTCTTTGGCGATAATTGTAGCAACCACGTATACTTTATTTGTCATTTTGAACTTCCAAATTGAGAACAGCCGTGAAGGTGCTGTTCAGTTTCATTATTACGAGCCGTATTGGTAGCTTATTTTACAGCACCACCAAGCGAAAAACCTGCTTTGAACTGCCTGGACATTCCCAAAAATAACAGGATGACCGGCAGCGAATAAATGAGCGAATAAGCCGCGATCGCTCCATAATTTATGGAGTTTGACCCCATAAAACCAAAAAGCCGAACGGGAGCTGGCTGGCTGGCGAGGCTGTTGATCAAGACAACAGGTAACAGGAAGTTTCCCCATGCATTAACGAAACCAAAGATTGCAGCTGAAGCCAACCCTGGCTTAGTCAATGGCAAAATAACGCGGAGCAGGATTTGAAGCGTATTGGCCTGCTCAAGTTCGGCTGCTTCCTCAAGCTCTGTCGGGACTGCGTCAATGAAATTCTTCAACTGGTAGATTTGAAAGGGAATTGCAGTGACGCCCAACAAGATTCCTGTTGGAACAAGGGAGAGCCATCCCATCGTGGAGAACATCTTGTAAACTGGAACGATCAATATCGAGATAGGAACGCCCGACAGAAACAAGACCGTCAACAACAGCGGATTTTTATAAGGAATATTGTGCTTTGAGAAAACATAGGCTGCAAGAAATGCAGCGGCTGTACCGACAACTGTTGCGACAGTTGAAATGATAAGACTATTTCCCAAAGCCACAAGATTTTGCGATTCAAGTGCTACCCAATAGTGCTTGGTCGTCAGTTCCGGTATCCGCAACTGATTGCTTGCACCGGCGTCAACAGATGCCAGCACCATCCATAACATTGGCAACACGAAAAAAAACGCCAAAACGATTGCGGTGGAATTTGCAATAATTCGATCCGCCGTAAATGTCGAAAGTCTGTTTTCTTTTTGCCCAAGCGGTGGGCCTAAAGTTGGTTTGGCGGGGATCGTCTGCATAGCGATAACCTTCTTTATTAGGCCGAATTTGAAATTAATCGATCAAGCTTCGCGGCGAGATTTCGTCGCCCAGACGAACATCCCTCCCAGCGCTGCTGACAGGAGTACCATTACGTTCCCCAGCAACGCGGCATATCCAAGATTGTGAAATCTGAAACCTTGTTGATAGGTATAGACAGGGAGAATGTTGGTGTCATTGCTTGGGCCGCCACCTGTCATCAGATAAATCAGGGTGAAATTGCCAAAAGTCATCAACATCATCAAAAGAGCGCATGTCACGATGGTCGGTTTGAGCAATGGAAGTGTAATCTGCCGCAACGACTGAATAGCGGTTGAGCCTTCCAGCTGAGCTGCCTCAAAAAGATCGCTTGGTATGTTTCGAAGCGCGGCTGAAAACATGATCATTGCAAGGCCAGCCAAAGACCAGGCATTTGCGGTCGATACGACGAGCATGGCGTGTTGATACAGAAGATCGAGACGATAATTGCCCGCAAGCATAGATATCAGGCCGGACTGTGCACTGGTTGCCATCCACAAAAACGCAATCGTTGTTGGCGGCAGTGTCCATGCCAAAATGGCCGTTGCACTTGCAACCCACCGTACAGGCGTTGCAGCTTTTTGTAGTGCCAAAGCCAGAACCAGACCTAGTGCTGTGGTTGCAACTGCACCCGATCCAATAACGAAAATAATTGTAAGCCAAAGCGATTTATAAAAAACCTCATCGTTGAGCATAAAGGTAATATTGCGTATGCCCGTGAAGCGGTAGTTGATGGCATTAATCCCAATCAGCTGAAGATTGGTAAAGCCAAGATACATCGCATAAATTACCGGCCCAAGAAATAAGGCCGCGATAAGCAACGCTGCTGGCGAAAGCAGTACGAAGCTGATTGGGTTTACGCGCGGAGTATCCAGTCGCGGTCCATTATGCACAACAGCTGCACTTGAATTTGCCGGCTGAAGGCCAGTCGCAATGACTGGCCCCCCTTCGGCTCCGTGGGAGCTTTTTAAAATCAAGGCTGGGTCTCCAGGTTTTCCTCACCCACTTGGTTTGCCATGTAGGAGCGGAGGATTTCTACGCCTTCATCGATTGTTGTCTGAGGTTTGAGAACCATTGCCTGTGTCGCTTGCTGAAAGCCGTTACCCCAGATCGGAAATTCTGCCTGAGACGGCATACCCGTTGCGATATCTGTCAGATCAGCAAATGATTTCTGAAAAGGCTTGCGGCTCAATGCAAGAAACTCTTCATCTGTTCTCATTGTTGAAACAGAAGGAACGGCTGCAACCCATGCTGCAATGTTCATCATGTTCTTCTTATCCTGCATGATTTCCATTGCGGACCATGCAAGATCAGGATCAGCTGTGCTCTTGGACATAGCGAGCACTACAGCGTTGAAACTGCCGCCATGACCTGGTTCCTGACCCTGAGAGGTTGGAACAGCGGAGAAGCCTATGGTTTCTTCTTTATCATCCCAGCATGGAGCGCAGACATTTTTGCCCCAGAACATAGGAACCCAGTTTCCAGCTAAAGAAATGCCGAACTTATGGTCGAACATTGCCTGAGCAGGATTATTCGCAGCATTCGCATCCATCATCTGTGACGTTGGTGCGAGCAGGCCTTCCGTGGCAGCGGTTTTGTAGAAGTTGAGGACTTCGCGAATACCCTTGCTATCGACAACCCACTTGTTGGTTTCTTTATTGTAGATTGTAGGCGAGCTCGATGCTGACAGAAGCAGCGCCGGTCCGGCTACAACACCAAAAGTTCCCTGAGCAGTGCCGGTCATAACGAAGAGCGGCGAGACATCTGGTGACGTTTTTTTGATAGCGCGCGCAGCATCCAGAACTTCATCCCAGTTTTTTGGCGCCCAATCATTCGGAAGACCAGCTTTACCGGTCAGCGTACGATCAAAGAGCATGCCATAAGTGTTTGCACCCTGAGGAACCGAATAAGTAGCGTCTTTGTACTTGCCGGAATTTTGCAATGGAGCAGGAATTTCTTTCCACCACGCCGCACCAGCAATTTTGTCGTCGAGCGGCGCTAAGAGTTCGCTGGCAGCGAGCTGGCCAACATTCAGATCGTAAATCTGAACGATATCTGGTCGTGTGTCGGGTGAATTGAAGAGAAGGCTAAGTTTGGTATTGTAATCGTCGTAAGTGCCCGGAACCGGAATGAGCTCCATCGTATCGCCCGGGTTCTTTTCCTCAAACTGTTCCTTGATCGAAGCGAACCACTTTTCAGCGAGCTTTGGATCAGCGAATGTCCAGTTAAGAGCAAAGGCTACTTTAACATTAGCGGCTTGCGCAGATCCCGAAGCAACTGTGAAAAAGCTAGCAGTGGCTAAAATTGTAGAAAAAGCAAAACGGGCGAATCCCCAATTCATGACTTTAAGACTTGAGCGACAACCTGAACCAATAAACGAAAACCAATTGCTGCTTTTTACTGAAGAAGATTTTTCATTCTGGTAGTTTAGCATAATTTATTTCTCCCGATTTGATTACGTTCCACCTATTTTTTATTATTCGAACTGATCTTCAGGCTCGCCCCCGTTTTGGAATCGAAGAAGTGCAGATCGGCAGGATCAAAGACCAAATCAACCACGTCGCCGCGCTTTACAGGTGCAAAACTCGGAAACTTCGCATTGACCTCTGTTCCTTCAATATCGACCAGGACAAAAGTGTCTGACCCAGTCGTTTCAAGAGACGACACAACGCCTTTGATTTTTTCAGTGCACCGCGAAGGCGCATCATTGATCCATTGAATTTCGTCTGGACGCACGCCCAATTCGATGTCTCCCGCAAGACGATCTCTGGCAAAGAAATTCCCATCCATAGAGAATTCTGTTCCGAAACAGCGAATGTTTACCTTGTCGCCATCAACGCTGACTTTAGCCGGTAGTATGTTCATACGCGGAGAGCCTATGAAAACGCCTACCGCTTTATTCGCCGGCGAACGATAAAGCTCGGCAGGTGTCGCTACCTGTAGAATGCGTCCATGGTCGAAGACAGCTATGCGATGCCCCATCGTCATAGCTTCGACCTGATCATGTGTGACGTACACAGTCGTAACGCCCAGTTGACGCTGCAAATCGACAATCTCAGTGCGCATATGGGTTCGCAGGCTGGCATCTAGATTCGAAAGAGGTTCATCCAGAAGAAAGATGCGCGGATGACGGATCATCGAACGCGCAAGGGCTACACGCTGACGTTGCCCACCGGAAAGTTCACTTGGATAACGATTCAGAAGCGCCTGAAGGCCTACTTGTTTTGATACCCTCTCGACGCCAGCAGCAATATCGGCCTTTTTTTCACCGCGAATCTGCGGCCCGAATGCTAGATTCTGGCGAACCGTCATATGCGGGTAAAGTGCATAACTCTGAAAGACCATAGAGATGTTGCGGCGACCGGGCGGTGTCAACGTCACATCTTCATCGCCCAGCATAATTTTCCCATATGTCGCGGTTTCCAGTCCACCAAGCATACGAAGTGTTGTGGTTTTTCCGCAGCCGGAGGGACCGACAAACACCATGAACTCACCATCTTTAATTTCAAGATTGAGGTCTTCAATGGCGGTGTGATTGCCAAATTGCTTCCAAACGTTTGCAAAAGTGACGGACGTCATATGTTCTCCTTTAGAAGGGCTTTTCGCTCGTTAAACTAAAAGAGCCGAACCACAATGATTTCAGAAGCATGCGCGTATTGCAGTTTTTAAAGTCGTCACACAGCACAATGCCCGGCTTTTTTAACCGTAACCCCTTTTTATTACCGTTATTGAACATCATGATCCAGATTGTTGTCAAGAGGATCATGTGATCCTAGAGTCGTTTTCGTTATATTGCGAAATCGTTAAATCTATGGAATTGCCGCAACAGCACATAAAGCAGTGATCTCGTCGTGTGCTGTAAAGCAGCTTACTTTCGCTGACTCGAGTGAACACCTCTAATTCTGCCAACTGAACTTAATGGCACTTCTAAAATGCAGATTCGCCGCAATCTTTGAATCGACGTCCCTATCGCTCGTATATTCTGGCAATTACTACATTTGATCCTATTGATTTAAATATGGATCAATTGTAGTAATTTTGTGAAAGGGCTGCTTTTAACGGCTGTGAACGGCCATTCATTTCGTACATTAAAAGGCTGTTAGTAGCCCAAACATCAAATCATTAAGCACGCACGAAATCATTTGCTTAATATTCGAGTATGAACTTGCAGTTTTAGAGAGGATTGCGCTCGTGAGAATTCTCGTCCCCGTTAAGCGGGTTGTTGATCACAATGTTAAGATCAGAGTCAAAGCAGATGGTTCAGGAGTCGATCTTGAAAGTGTTAAGATGTCGATGAACCCCTTTGACGAAATTTCTGTTGAAGAAGCCGTTCGGCTGAAGGAGGCTGGTGTAGCACAAGAGGTCGTTGTTGTTTCAATTGGCACAGCAAAAGCAGAAGAAACTCTACGCACAGCACTGGCTATGGGTGCCGACAGGGCAATCCTGGTTGAAACGAATGATGCTGTTGAACCAATCACCGTAGCCAAAATTCTTAAGGGCGTTGCAGACATCGAGAAGCCCAACCTCATCATTGTAGGCAAGCAAGCAATTGATGATGATTCAAATCAGACCGGACAGATGCTTGCAGCGTTGCTTGGTATCGCTCAGGCAACCTTCGCTTCCAAAATTGAGATTGCAGACAATAAGGCTCAGGTGATCCGCGAAGTCGATACCGGCCAGCAGACAATTGAAATTCAGCTCCCTGCGATTGTCACCTCTGACCTTCGTCTGAATGAACCGCGCTATGCTTCCTTACCCAATATTATGAAAGCAAAGAAAAAGCCTCTCGATAAGAAAACGCCTGCTGATTTCAGCGTATCGCCAGCACCACGCTTGACAATACTTAAAACTGAGGAGCCTACAGCAAGGGTTGCAGGTGTTAGAGTTAAGTCTGTCGCAGAGCTCGTAGAAAAACTTAAAGTTGAAGCCGCTGTCATTTAATCCCGGATAAAGGAATTACGACCATGGCCATTCTGCTTTTGGCTGACCATAATAATGAAACTCTTTCCGACCAAACAGCTAAGGCTGTGACAGCCGCCACAAAAATTGACGGCAATATTCATGTGCTGGTCGCGGGTAAAGACGCAGCTACGGTTGCGGATCAGGCCGCAAAACTCTCCGGCGTCTCAAAGGTGCTGCTGGCTGATAACGTTGAACTCGACAATAATTTGGCTGAACCACTCGCTCATCTGATTGTCTCGCTGGCCGATAGCTATGACACAATCATCGCCGCGGCCACAGCGACCGGTAAAAGCGTTATGCCACGCGTTGCCGCTATTCTTGATGTCGCGCAGATATCAGAAATTATCGAGGTTGTTTCCGCGAATGTCTTCAAGCGTCCTATCTATGCCGGCAACGCTATCCAGACTGTACAGTCTAATGATGCAACGCAGATCATAACTATACGTACATCCGCATTTTCTCCGGCATTGCAAGAAGCAGCTGCGATCATTGAAAAGATTGAAGTGCCAGCTTATTCTCCTAAACTCTCACATTTCGTTTCGGATGTGTTGTCGGATTCCGATCGACCCGAATTGACTTCAGCGAAAATCATCATTGCCGGCGGACGTGCGCTTGGCTCATCCGAAAAGTTTACTGAGATTATTTTGCCTGTGGCTGATAAACTGGGTGCTGCCGTTGGTGCAAGTCGTGCAGCCGTTGATGCAGGATATGCGCCAAATGACTGGCAGGTTGGTCAGACCGGTAAAATAGTGGCCCCTGATCTCTATATCGCTTGCGGTATATCAGGAGCAATCCAGCATCTTGCTGGTATGAAGGATTCGAGAATTATCGTCGCCATTAACAAAGACGAAGAGGCTCCGATCTTCCAGGTGGCAGACTACGCAATCGTTGCAGATATATTTGAGGCTTTGCCGGAGTTAGCAAGAAGCTTAGATTGATGTTTGCCTGACAAACACCTATTTCACAGCCTTCAGGCAATGAAACCAAAGCGCGTCGCAATTTGTCGAATTGAGTCGACGCGCTTTATCGTTTTGTTTTTTGCGCATGACTTTATTTCTCAATCGGCACTGACCTTTGAGCGACAGTCAAGAATACCGGCTCTAATTCGATTCCGACGAACCACGTCTCCATTCGCGTTGAAATGACCTGCGAAGTTGGCCCGTCGGCATTACCTCACTAACCGCATGATACGCATGGAGTCGCTTTTCCATAAAAGCTAAAAGCGATTTATACTTCCTGCTGCAGCCAATACCAATGGCGCGAAATGACCAACGAAGTTGTCTCTGTTCCATTCACTTAAAGAACCGCCTATGTGTATGGCTGCTACTGGACGCCCTTCGGGACCGCGTATCGCTGCGCCAATAGCGATTTCCCCCTGAAGAACTTCTTCAGAAGCAAGAGCATAACCGTTTTCGCGAGCTTCGTGAATTTTGTCCCAGATTTCTTGGGGCTCTGTAATGGTACGCGGTGTAAATTTGCGTCTATTAGAACGTTGAATAATTTCGTTTACTTCATCATCGCTGAGTTGTGCCATAACTGCTCGACCACCTGATGTACAATAGAGCGGCACGCTGTTGCCAATGAGCGTTGCGAAAAATGCTTCCCGCTTACTTTGTAATCGGAGAGCATAAACCAAACGAAGATCGTCTCGCACGCTCAAATCAACCCGCTCACTCGCATCGCGTCGCAGTTCAAGAAGAGACGGAAGCGCACGAACAATAACAGAGTTCAAGCGGAGATAATCCAGCGTGTGATCAAGAATACGAACGCCGGGAACATAACCACGGTCATTGGGATCGCGTTCAATATATCCCTGTTGCCGAAGTGTGTGAACAATGCGCTGCACAGTGCTTTTCCCCATGCCGCATATTTTTGCAATCTCGTTGAGAGTCAATGGCTTACTGGTGCCATGAAACGCTGACAAAACCTGCATCGCGCGCGCTATCGCGGAGACAAAAAGCGGGTCTTTTTCATCCGCATCAGACACCGGACGAACACCATATTCCACTCTCTCAACGTCGCGCATAGTCCCTCCTTTAAATCCCCTTGACACATTAGCAATATGCCAGCTATCGTCAATAACAATACTACCGTATCGCTAGTCGATACCCATGTCAATCACGGGAATGATTGGCTTACGGACTGGAGGAGGAAAGAATGCGCGGAACAAGTCTCAACTTCGACACGAGTAAAAAAGTTGGATGTCAAAGCCACCAGTCAGCATCATTGCTGCCAAAAAAAACAACGGAACATCATCTGCAAATGGGAAAAGCAATGCTTTATGAAAAGAATTCACAGCCATCGCTGAAAGCCAAAGGCCATGCAAATCCCGGCATGGGCCGCTTGCGGTCAACTTTTGCAGGCATCGCAACCGTTTTGCTCGCTGGTTCGGCATTTTGCTTTCCAGCTCAGGCGCAGACAATCACGGCCGTCATGGAAGGACTACGCGTCCTTGATCCGGTGATTACCACCGCGCATATTACGCGTAACCA
It includes:
- a CDS encoding ABC transporter ATP-binding protein, whose translation is MTSVTFANVWKQFGNHTAIEDLNLEIKDGEFMVFVGPSGCGKTTTLRMLGGLETATYGKIMLGDEDVTLTPPGRRNISMVFQSYALYPHMTVRQNLAFGPQIRGEKKADIAAGVERVSKQVGLQALLNRYPSELSGGQRQRVALARSMIRHPRIFLLDEPLSNLDASLRTHMRTEIVDLQRQLGVTTVYVTHDQVEAMTMGHRIAVFDHGRILQVATPAELYRSPANKAVGVFIGSPRMNILPAKVSVDGDKVNIRCFGTEFSMDGNFFARDRLAGDIELGVRPDEIQWINDAPSRCTEKIKGVVSSLETTGSDTFVLVDIEGTEVNAKFPSFAPVKRGDVVDLVFDPADLHFFDSKTGASLKISSNNKK
- a CDS encoding extracellular solute-binding protein, whose amino-acid sequence is MELIPVPGTYDDYNTKLSLLFNSPDTRPDIVQIYDLNVGQLAASELLAPLDDKIAGAAWWKEIPAPLQNSGKYKDATYSVPQGANTYGMLFDRTLTGKAGLPNDWAPKNWDEVLDAARAIKKTSPDVSPLFVMTGTAQGTFGVVAGPALLLSASSSPTIYNKETNKWVVDSKGIREVLNFYKTAATEGLLAPTSQMMDANAANNPAQAMFDHKFGISLAGNWVPMFWGKNVCAPCWDDKEETIGFSAVPTSQGQEPGHGGSFNAVVLAMSKSTADPDLAWSAMEIMQDKKNMMNIAAWVAAVPSVSTMRTDEEFLALSRKPFQKSFADLTDIATGMPSQAEFPIWGNGFQQATQAMVLKPQTTIDEGVEILRSYMANQVGEENLETQP
- a CDS encoding carbohydrate ABC transporter permease, coding for MILKSSHGAEGGPVIATGLQPANSSAAVVHNGPRLDTPRVNPISFVLLSPAALLIAALFLGPVIYAMYLGFTNLQLIGINAINYRFTGIRNITFMLNDEVFYKSLWLTIIFVIGSGAVATTALGLVLALALQKAATPVRWVASATAILAWTLPPTTIAFLWMATSAQSGLISMLAGNYRLDLLYQHAMLVVSTANAWSLAGLAMIMFSAALRNIPSDLFEAAQLEGSTAIQSLRQITLPLLKPTIVTCALLMMLMTFGNFTLIYLMTGGGPSNDTNILPVYTYQQGFRFHNLGYAALLGNVMVLLSAALGGMFVWATKSRREA
- a CDS encoding putative quinol monooxygenase, which produces MTNKVYVVATIIAKDGQQDDLKAALQGLVPVAKTEAGYIQYDLHQSIERPTQFVFYEIWENERLLDEHNNTDFMKTFGETAGKWIDSVQIDKFALVS
- a CDS encoding carbohydrate ABC transporter permease — encoded protein: MQTIPAKPTLGPPLGQKENRLSTFTADRIIANSTAIVLAFFFVLPMLWMVLASVDAGASNQLRIPELTTKHYWVALESQNLVALGNSLIISTVATVVGTAAAFLAAYVFSKHNIPYKNPLLLTVLFLSGVPISILIVPVYKMFSTMGWLSLVPTGILLGVTAIPFQIYQLKNFIDAVPTELEEAAELEQANTLQILLRVILPLTKPGLASAAIFGFVNAWGNFLLPVVLINSLASQPAPVRLFGFMGSNSINYGAIAAYSLIYSLPVILLFLGMSRQFKAGFSLGGAVK
- a CDS encoding electron transfer flavoprotein subunit alpha/FixB family protein encodes the protein MAILLLADHNNETLSDQTAKAVTAATKIDGNIHVLVAGKDAATVADQAAKLSGVSKVLLADNVELDNNLAEPLAHLIVSLADSYDTIIAAATATGKSVMPRVAAILDVAQISEIIEVVSANVFKRPIYAGNAIQTVQSNDATQIITIRTSAFSPALQEAAAIIEKIEVPAYSPKLSHFVSDVLSDSDRPELTSAKIIIAGGRALGSSEKFTEIILPVADKLGAAVGASRAAVDAGYAPNDWQVGQTGKIVAPDLYIACGISGAIQHLAGMKDSRIIVAINKDEEAPIFQVADYAIVADIFEALPELARSLD
- a CDS encoding IclR family transcriptional regulator — encoded protein: MRDVERVEYGVRPVSDADEKDPLFVSAIARAMQVLSAFHGTSKPLTLNEIAKICGMGKSTVQRIVHTLRQQGYIERDPNDRGYVPGVRILDHTLDYLRLNSVIVRALPSLLELRRDASERVDLSVRDDLRLVYALRLQSKREAFFATLIGNSVPLYCTSGGRAVMAQLSDDEVNEIIQRSNRRKFTPRTITEPQEIWDKIHEARENGYALASEEVLQGEIAIGAAIRGPEGRPVAAIHIGGSLSEWNRDNFVGHFAPLVLAAAGSINRF
- a CDS encoding electron transfer flavoprotein subunit beta/FixA family protein gives rise to the protein MRILVPVKRVVDHNVKIRVKADGSGVDLESVKMSMNPFDEISVEEAVRLKEAGVAQEVVVVSIGTAKAEETLRTALAMGADRAILVETNDAVEPITVAKILKGVADIEKPNLIIVGKQAIDDDSNQTGQMLAALLGIAQATFASKIEIADNKAQVIREVDTGQQTIEIQLPAIVTSDLRLNEPRYASLPNIMKAKKKPLDKKTPADFSVSPAPRLTILKTEEPTARVAGVRVKSVAELVEKLKVEAAVI